The Francisella hispaniensis FSC454 genome includes the window GATCATCATTTAAATTAAGCTGTTTAGCACCTTGGGATTGCTGATTAGAAAATTCTGGCACACCATTTTGATATTTTTCATAAATAGTAGCATAGCTATCAAGACTAAACATAACGGTTATAAACAATATTAATAATCTCATCTTAGCTCTTTATAAAATTATTATTGTTCTTTAATATTGCCAAAGCTTTTTCATAATCACAATCATTTAATATCATTACTATTGCAACCTTGACAGATTTATTGGCTTTTAAGTAAAAATCAGTTGCTTTTGCATAATTTACTCCTGTAGCTTCACAAATAATATTTTTTGAGCGTTCAATTAGCTTTTGGTTAGTAGGTTTTACATCTACCATTAGATTTTGATAAACTTTACCGACAGAGACCATTGAAAGAGTTGATATCATATTGAGAATCAGCTTTTGAGTGGTACCAGCCTTTAGCCTTGTTGAACCTGTTAAAACTTCAGGTCCCGGTACTGCCTCTATATGATATTTAGCATATTGAGATATTTTTGCTTGCTTAGTACAACTAATAGCAACTGTAGTTGCACCAATACAGTTAGCATACTCAAGAGCACCAATCACATATGGTGTCCTACCGCTTGCAGCAATACCTATTACAATATCTTTAGCTGTAAGATTTATGCTCTGCAAATCTTCTTTACCAAAATTAGCATCATCTTCAGCACCTTCTTGAGCTTGGATAAATGCCTTTTCACCGCCAGCTATCAAGCCTATAATCGTATTATAATCAACACTAAATGTTGGTGGGCATTCAACAGCATCTAATATACCTAACCTACCACTAGTTCCCGCACCGACATATACAATCCTACCAGCATTTTTTAAGGCATAAGAAGTTGCTAAAATTACCTCTGTTATATTTGTATGTTGTTCTTTTAGTGCTTCAATTACACCATACTCTTCATCTATCATTAAACTGACTGCTTCAGCTATAGACATTGAATCAAGATTTAAACTTCTAGGATTTCTTTTTTCTGTATTAATATTTTCTAAGATATTCATAATTTGACTTCCTTGACTATCCCCAAAGGATAAAGATACTTACTGTCTAAATATACACGCTCAGCTGGCTCATTATCTTCTTCATCTTTGTTATCTTTTTCATCTTTAGTTTTACTACTCTTTTTTGCCAGCTCTTGTTTTTTTCTTTCAACCATTGATTTTGATTTGTTTTGCGAAGAAGATTTATCTTTATCGTTAATTTCAGACTTATCTTGTGGCTGACCTTCATCACCAAGCTCATCTCTAATTTCTTGGACTTTAACATCTAACGCTTCTGATTGGATGTATATCTTATTAATAGTGTTTTTAACCGCATCAAAATCAGCTAAAATTTGTGGGCTAGATGCGCCTATATCAATCTCTTGAAGTATGTCAAAATCATAGTTAAGTTGTAAAACCTTATCTGGTGTAAATACGAATAAATAGCCAAATTTTGGTACAACTAACTGAATACCTTCATCTTTTTTGTCATCTTCTTTTTTTGATTTTGGTAAGCCTACAACAACCATATCACTATTATTTTGACTATCAAATTCAAATTCTTTCTCAAGACCATTTGAGCCGTATTCCAAATTTATAAAACTACCATAGCCTTTTTTATACTCATATCGATGTAGTTTATTAGACTCAAATGTAATAATATACATCGAATCATTTGATTTAGATACTATTACTGGTTTGCCAAAGCTCTCGCCATCAATATATGTATCTAGACTCTTACCAACACGATGATCACCATTATAGTTAAAGTCACTAATACCCATAAGTGTTTTACTCTGATCATTAGGATGAAATATCAATACCATGTTTGCCTCAAGATTACTTGCCATATCTGGTACTAGCAATTTAACTGTATCTTCATTTAACTCTTCTTTAAACTCAATTCTATCAGCTAATTTTACAACATAATTTTTATCAACAGATGAATATCTCGAGTAGTAGATTTCTAGCTGTTGCCTAGTTATTTTTTTTAATTTACTACTCTTTTTTTCAGTATTACTGCCAGTTTGATTTTGCGTAACACTTCTAACGATCATCAACTCAGGTGGCGCATCATTTTTCTCAAAATACCAAACTACATTTATGATACCATTTTTGATAAACTGTTCTCCTGCTGAACTCATACCTCTGCCACCACCACTAATTACAGCTTGCCATTTACCAATTTGATTACCCAAAGCTTCATTATCAACTTCTAAGCCTTTAACCTTATCCTCATCAAGAAGATCATCTAAAAGTATATCTGTAGTAAATAATTTATCTGTATCATACAATATTAGATATAATGTCCACTTTCCTTTCTCAAGGTTCCAACCTACCTTAACTTTATAATCAGTCGCCATCTTTTCAGGAATTGGCACTCCGATTTTTGCATTCTTTGTAAAAATACTTAACTGCCTATTCTGTTTTTGTATAAAACCAATAAACCCTTTTGGCGCATCATCAATACTACCATCACTTTTTAAGCGATAAATCCTCTCTTGATAGTCAGTAATAGCATCAAGGTTTATCATAGGCACATTAATTGGAATAAACTCACCATCATAAGTTTGATAGCTATTTGCTGCTAATGCGTTATAGATAATTCTTTCAGTAAGGTCAACATGAGTACCTAGGTTAAAAGCTTTATATATCACATCATAACTATCATATTGTTGTGATTGAAAAAGCTCTGCGTTAGTATTACTAGGGAAAAATGTTGATATATCATCATTATTAACCACAATTTGAAACTTACTATCACCTATTTCAAATTCGGCTGATTTTGTAAAGTTTATATCATCCTTAACTTTAGAAATATATGTCTCACCTAAGACTTTTTCATTATTATTTTTGATGATACTTTTAGTCGTCAAAAGCCCCATTTTAAATGTATATAAAAGCCCCGTAAGCATCACCATAATTACAAAAGAAAATATTAAAGCCATTAAAAGTGCCGATCCAGAAACTTTTGTATTTAGCCTTTTCCTTTTATACATATAAGCACCTAAACTTGACCTAATAAGAATATCTTACTAGTTGGTTGACCTGATACTTTAAAAGAAATTTTAAGCGCCGCAATTGTAGCACTTTTTACTTTTATTAGCTGCTGTTGTGGCGATTGCCACTTTAGTTTTGCACTTCCTTGATGAATATCAGAATTTAAAACATATTCAATCTTTAAATCACTGACATTATCTATTAACTCATATATCTCCGAGTCATTAGAGTTTTGTTTAACATATTCATATAAAGAATAAATCTCTTGATCATCTTTATCTTTTTTGCCACTAGCTGCTACAAAGAAAACTTCTAGAATATACTTACCAACGTAGTCACCAATTTTAAACTTATCTTCAACTAGCTTAGTAGTTGAGATAAAATCTAGTGTAACAGCACCAACCTTAACTAGTTCACACTCAAAAGCATTACATAAAACTAAATAATCATTAGCTTTAAGATCTTTCTCTGGTGGTGTATCTTTTTGGAACTCATTTATTTTAAAAATATTATTTGATGAATTAGTTTTCAAAGTTGAGTCTAAGCTACTTTTTTGAATTATCAAAAAATCTGTATCTGGTTGTACACAATGAATACTTTCGTTTATATTCATATTTCTGAGATCTTCATCATGCAACATTCGCTCTTTACAAGCTTCAACTGAAAGACTTAATCCCTTTGGCAGACCTTCTAAATTTTGAATTGGAGCTTTTCCAATGGTTATTATACCCATTTTCCCAAAGATATCTCCAAAGTTATCCCCTGAGTTATCCACAAGCTGTTGATAGATATCGCCATATTTTGTCGTAAATCCTGCATGTCCTATAGCATTATAGAAGATTTGCTTAATCAAAAGCTGATTAGTGTTTATTTTATGCTTATCATTTAGTTTAATATATTGCTTCTTCATATCAATATAAATACCAATAGCCATTGCCATAACAATAGCTGCTATAACCATTGAAACCATTAACTCTGGTAATGTGAACCCAGCAGTTCTATTATTACGCTTGGTTATCATCTTGCTTTACCTCTCGCTCAATAATCTTAACGCGATCTGCAATACCAAGCTGGTTATCAACAGCAGCAATATTAACTACTTTATATACTACATTAACATCATTCGCAGCAGCTTTTTGGGCTTTTTTATCTGCTTTTTCAGCTATTTTTTTGATATCAGCAACACTCAATGATTTAAATCTATTCACAGCTTCTGAATTTTCTTCAGGCTTAGCATCATTTTCCTTTTCTAATACAACAGTTTTGATAAATTCTATACCATCTTTTGTTTTAGTATCATCAAAAACTCCTGTTAGACGGTACACACTTACTCTCTCATCAAGAATAGTTGCTATTTCATCTTTTTTGTTCTCAAGAGTTATGTTGACTAAGACACTATTTAAGAGGAGAAAACCTGAAGATAAAACAAACAATAAAATCAAAGCTGCAAGCATAGACTCTACTATTCCAAAACCTGCTTGTGATTTTACTTTTTTTAAAAGCATCGAAACATTTTTGTATCTAGTATTATAAACTATGCTTCCTTGAATCTTCCAAAAGACATTAGTTTATCATATCTTTTAGAATTTCTTTGTTCGACTGTCATCTCAGAAAGTATTTTTAGCTCTGCAGCTACAGCCTTCCTGATGTTAGTAGCAGTAGTTTCATAATCACGATGAGCTCCACCTAGAGGCTCAGCAATTACTTCATCAACTATTTTTAATTCTTTAAGGCGCCCTGAGGTAATATTCATCATTTGTGTAACTTCAGATGCTTTCTCAGCTGTTTTGTGTAGAATTGAAGCACATCCTTCAGGTGAAATAGTCGCAAAATAACTATACTGTAGCATAAGTAATCTATCACCAACACCTATGCCTAAGGCACCACCAGAACAACCCTCTCCAATCACGATACATACAACAGGAACTTTTAGTGCACTCATCTCTAATAAGTTTCTTGCAATAGCTTCACTTTGACCACGCTCTTCTGCTTTGATACCAGGGTATGCACCTGGAGTATCAATAAAAGTCACAACAGGCATATTAAACTTCTCTGCTAGCTTCATAAGTCTTAAAGCTTTACGATATCCTTCTGGATGCATCATACCGAAATTATGTTTTATTTTACTCTTGGTATCACGACCTTTTTCCTGACCAATTACCATAACTGGCTTGTCGTTTAATTTTGCTAAACCACCGATAACAGCTAAATCATCACCAAAAGTTCTATCACCATGCAACTCTTGGAAGTCAGTAAAAATTAACGGTAATAAATCTTTGAAATACGGTCTATCAGGATGGCGTGATAACTGTACTACTTGCCAATCTGTAAGCTTGGAATAAGTAGACTCCATAAGCTCAAGTCTTTTCTTACTTAGCTTTTTAATCTCAGCTTCTGTTTTTTCATCTTCAAACACATGCGACAAAGATGTGATTTTATCTTCGATTTCTTTTATTTTTGACTCAAAGTCTAAATAATTCATTTATTTTCTCCTTTCAAATGCAAATCAATTCATAAAAATCGCTACATCATATTCTAAAGTATTTTAGCAAAATAAAAAAGTAACAACGACTGATTTTGAAAGTTTGTTATGCTAAACATTTGTAATATAATCTTTGCTAACAAAAAGATTCTACAATTTAGCTATTATGCAAGATATTTCTAATCACACCCCGATGATACAACAATATTTAAAAATAAAATCACAGTATCAAGATATATTATTATTTTACCGTATGGGTGATTTTTATGAGCTTTTTTTTGATGATGCTAAAAAAGCTGCCGAACTCTTAGATATTACTCTGACTGCTCGTGGTAAATCAAATGGCGAATCAATCCCAATGGCTGGGGTACCATATCATGCTGCTGAAACTTATATTGCAAAAATTGTCAAAAAAGGTCTATCAATTGCTATCTGTGAGCAAACTGGTGATCCAAATACTTCAAAAGGTCCAGTGGAGAGGCAAGTCACACGAATTATAACTCCAGCAACAGTTTCTGAAGAGGCTTTCTTAGATAGTAATCAAGATAGTATTCTTGTGAGTATTTTTGTAAAAAATAATAAGTATAATTTAGCATACACAAGCTATACACAAGGGAAAATTTATCTAATCAAATCTCTTACAAACCCAAATGAGCTAAAAAATGCTGTTCTGAAATTATCACCTCAAGAGATTATTACTAACTCTCATGAACTTGCTCAGCAAAATCCTTTTAAAAGACCAATTAAAGCTTTAGAAGAATGGTATTATAGTAATTTTGAGGCAAAAAAATACATTAACGACTCTCTTGATTCCAATATTGCTAATAATGTCCTAAATCTTTATAAAAATGATCAGCTAGCAACTATTGGCTCGATACTTAGCTATCTTGCAAATATTCTTAAGGATACCCCTAGGCATATTACTGATATCAGCCATGAACAAGAGCAAGATACCCTTAACATCGATATAAATAGCCGCATAAATCTTGAGTTAGATAATAACTCAAAAAGTAGCTTACTTAGCATAATTGGTAAATGTAAGACTAGCCTTGGTAGTCGTTTACTAAAAAGGTATTTTAGCAATCCAACGAGAGATTTAAATATTTTAGCTACTCGCCATAGTATTATAAATAGTTTAGGTGAAAATCAACATTTTTTAAAAATTCAAGAGCTACTTAGTTATATTAGTGATATTGAAAGGATAATCTCACGGGTAGCACTTGGAACTGTAAAACCTAAAGATCTTGTTGCACTACGTGACTCTCTTAAGCAGTTACCAAAACTGAAAAAAATCCTTAGCGAAAAAAATACTCAAGAGATTGAAAATATTAATAAACGTATCTACCAGCTTGATGAACTTGTTACACTCTTAGACAAAGCAATTATTGATAATCCCCCAGCAACTATTCGTGATGGTGGTGTTATCAAAGATAGTTTTGATAAAGAGCTAGATGAACTAAAAAGCATAAAAGATAATTCTTATGATTTTCTTATCAAGTTTGAAGAGTTACAAAAACAAAAAACTGGTATAAGTACACTCAAAGTTGGTTACAATCGTGTTCATGGCTATTATATTGAGTTGTCTAAACAGCATGCTGATAAAATTCCAACTGAGTATGTCAGACGCCAAACTCTAAAAGCTAGTGAACGCTATATCACCGAAGAGCTAAAAAATTTCGAAGATAAAGTCCTTTCATCAAAAGAAAAAGCTCTAGCCCGTGAAAAGTTAATCTATGATACTCTATTAAAGAAAGTTATCGAATACTACAAGCAAATCCAAGAAACTGCCGCAAGTATTGCTGAAATAGATGTTTTAGCAAATTTTGCTGAGAGAGCTATTAAGCTTAAACTTAGTCAACCTAAGTTTAATAACTTAGCAAAATTAGAACTTAAAGAAGTTCGTCACCTTGCTATTGAGCATAATATTGATGAGCCATTTATACCTAATGATACATTACTGAGCAAAGATACTAATACCCTACAAATAATAACTGGTCCAAATATGGGCGGTAAATCGACATATATGCGCCAAGTTGCACAGCTAATATTTCTAGCTTATATCGGCTCATTTGTACCAGCAAGTTATGCGGATATTTGTGATATTGATACTATCTACACAAGGATTGGTGCATCTGATGATATATCTAGCGGTAGATCAACTTTTATGGTTGAAATGACTGAAACAGCTTATATTCTCAATAATGCTAGTGCCAAATCACTAGTAATAATGGATGAGATAGGTCGTGGCACAAGTACTTTTGATGGTTTAGCATTAGCTAAAGCATGCGCAGAGAAGTTTGCACAAATAGGAGCTTTTACTTTGTTTGCAACACATTATTTTGAGCTAACAGAATTAGCTAAACAATATCCAAATGTATGTAACATCCACTTTGAGGCAAAAGAATATAAGGATAATATCTACTTTATGCACAAAGCTGTCACAGGAGCAGCTAAAAAATCCTATGGCATCCAAGTAGCTAAACTTGCCGGAATATCTCAAGATGTCCTAGAGTCAGCAAAGCAAAATTTATATAATCTCGAAAAAAAACAACAGTTAACAGAATCAACCCAAGTCCAAGCCCAACTTGAGCTAGAACCAACAACTCAAAAAAATTCTTTACAACAAAAAATTGATGAAATCGATATCAACACAATAACACCCTTAGAGGCACTAAATATTCTCTTTGAACTAAAAAAACGCTAATTTAGTTATATAAACCTTTTTCAATTTGCTATAATTTTAAAAAACTATAAAACCTCATAAAAGTTCCTAGGAAAAATCATGCAAAATAATGAAATCCAGCTATCTTTCTTAATCCAAAAAGTATATACAAAAGATGTTTCTTTTGAGACTATTAATTCACCTGCTTGTTTTAAAGAACAATGGAATCCTAGTTCTGATTTCAATATTGATATAAATACCACAAAAATAAATGATGAAAATTTCGAACTAGATTTAACTATCACTGTAACTACAAAGAATAATGAAACTAATGCTTATATAGCTGAAGTTACTCAATCTGGAATATTTACAATCACTGGTATGAGCGAAGAACAAATTGATTCTGTACTTAATACATACTGTGCAAATACCCTTTTTCCTTATGCCAAAAGAATAATTGACTCTTCAATAATCAAAGGAGGCTTCTTACCTCTTAACCTTGCACCAATCAACTTTGATGCAATATACCTACAAAAGAAATCTTCTCCTCAACGCGAGCATTAATCTATTTGGATAACCAAAATCCTATCATATTGCAAAACCCTAGAATTTATAATACAATTTACCGACATACTCAGCAAATAGTTAACTCTTAATATATTGATGCCTGTAAATTATTTTGTCATGACACTAATCAATGCTGATATATTTCATAAGCTACAAAGTTCTTGATAAGTTTTAATAGGGGTTAATCTGCATGTCAACAGTATTAGAAAATAAGCCTAGAGTTTTAATTGTTGATCCAGTCGCTTCTGCAGATTATCTTATAACTGAGTTACATAAATTTGCTATAGAAACCTTTATACTATTTACTTTAGACCTAACCAAAATCTCATCTAATTTTTGTTTTAAATCTAAATTGGTAAATGAAAAAAATATTTTTATTTGTGAAAAAACTGCTATTGATATAACAAAATTCACACAATTAAATATTGATTATGTAATTTGTGGTTATGAAGACTCTGTAGCAATAGCAGATTATCTTATGCAGCAAATCACAAATTACTCAAATGATCTAAATACCTCAGAATATAGAAATAATAAATATCTGATGCACCAAGTGCTTAAGGATAACCAGATAAATTATCTTAAACAAGAAATTATTAATTTAAAAAATATTAAAAACAGTCATTTTAATTATCCTTGTTTTATAAAACCATTGGATGGTAGTGCAAGTGTTGGTACAGCAATTTTAAATTCTCAGGCTGAATTAGTTGATTATGTAAAAAGAGATTTTTATTCACCTGTAGGTAGAAACTATAGTGAATTCATTATCTCTGAGTATATTAAAGGTGTAGAATATGCTGTTGGAACATTTTCAAAAGATGGCGAACACTATGTATCTTCAGTACAAAAATATGTTACTAAAATACATCATGGGGCTCCAGTAATACTATCTTTTGAGTTAGAGAACAATAAAGAGATAATAGCTAAAGTTACTGAATATGCCAAGATAGTTTTGACAAAACTTGGAGTCAGAAATGGCTTTGCTCACACAGAAATTTTTTTGACTGCCGAGAATAATCCAGTTTTAATTGAAGTAAATCCCCGAATCTCTGGTGCATCTGGAGCGCTAAACACCTTAGCATCATATTCTGGTCTTGATACGCAGATTGAAATTTTTGCACAAAAAATTTTCAATAAAGAACTTGCTAAAAAAGAAAAATCTTTTTCGAAAGCCATATGTTTATATAACTTTTCTAACAAGCCTCTACCAGATCTGAATTTATTAAAATTAAAATATCCATCAATAAATATAGTCGACCAAAAAAAACCAGTAGGATATACTAGAACAACTACAAGTAATTTATATAAATCAGATGTAGTAACTTTTATAATACTTAAACATAAAAACATAAAACAGTTAGAACAAGATTATAAAGACATATTACAACTAGATTTGAGTGGTAATTATTTTTAAAATGAAACAACTATAAAGTAGAGAGATGAATAGCAATAGTAAAATAAAAATTTTAGGATCTATAATGATTATTGTCGGCACCATGATTGGCGGCGGCATATTAGCTTTACCAATAATTACTGCTAAACTTGGTTTTGTAATAGGTTCAGTGCTCATATTCATAGTTTGGAGCATAATGACCTATACCGCGGTAGTTATATCAGATATCTCATGCTCGATGCCTTATGGCAGTAGTTTCAAAACTATAGCAGAAAAGTATCTTGGTAAGCCTGGTGGAGTTATTGCAAGTATTGCTTTTTTGATATTAATGTATTTCATAAGTACTGCATATATCTCTGCAGCTGCATCTTCATTATCAACATCATTCCCGACTCTTGATGAAAAACTATCATCTTTAATTTTTGTGATTATCTTTGGTAGTATCGTAGTCTTAGGGACTAGATTTGTTGACTATGCTAATAGATTTTTTATAATCCTAAAAATCTTAGTTTTAGTAATTTTATGTGTAGTTTTTAACAGATATATTGATGTTCCAAATCTTTTTGTGACCCCTGTTGACCTTGGGATATCGCTAATAATAGCCATACCTGTTTTTACAACATCTTTTACTTCACATATTATTGTGCCAGCATTATCTGACTATCTTGGTAAAAATGCCAAAGATATGAAGCGTATTGTTATAATAGGTAGCATTATTCCATTGATCCTATATTTAGTATGGGTCGTAACTATTCTAGGTGTACTACCACTACATGGTCCAGTAAGCTTTATGGATTCAATTTTTAATCATATTCCAGTAGATAAAGCCAATATCGGTGATATCTTAAAAACGCTAGGTAATAAAGTAAGAACTCCAACAACAGATGCTGTATTACATATTTTTACTTATGTGGCGATTATGACATCATTCTTAAGTGTGAACTTATCATTATTTCATTTTAATTTAGACACCTATAAATTATACAAAACCAAAAAAGCTATAGGTTATTCTATAGCAGCAGTACTGACCTTTGCTATACCGCTAATAATAAACCAAATGGATCCAGACATCTTTATTTATGCAATGACTTGTGTTGGTTTATCAATTGCTATTTTATTAATGATTATGCCAGCACTTATGGCATTTAAGATAAATAGCCTCGGCGAGAACTTCAATTACAAGATATCCACGTATAAAAGTTTATGGCTAATTTCACTAATTTCTGGTGTAATAGTTATATTATGTGTTGTTGCTTAAAATTTAAGTATGACTAATTTAGAGCATATAAATAATTTTCTTGAAAACTTACTTTACCTTAAAAACTATTCTCAAGAAACTATCAATAACTACCAAAAAGATTTATTACAACTAAATCAAGCTCTTAATGATAAAAATATTACTAGCTTAACTTATAGTGATATATTGATATGGATAAAAAAGCTACACGCTC containing:
- the murQ gene encoding N-acetylmuramic acid 6-phosphate etherase, with amino-acid sequence MNILENINTEKRNPRSLNLDSMSIAEAVSLMIDEEYGVIEALKEQHTNITEVILATSYALKNAGRIVYVGAGTSGRLGILDAVECPPTFSVDYNTIIGLIAGGEKAFIQAQEGAEDDANFGKEDLQSINLTAKDIVIGIAASGRTPYVIGALEYANCIGATTVAISCTKQAKISQYAKYHIEAVPGPEVLTGSTRLKAGTTQKLILNMISTLSMVSVGKVYQNLMVDVKPTNQKLIERSKNIICEATGVNYAKATDFYLKANKSVKVAIVMILNDCDYEKALAILKNNNNFIKS
- a CDS encoding PilW family protein, whose protein sequence is MITKRNNRTAGFTLPELMVSMVIAAIVMAMAIGIYIDMKKQYIKLNDKHKINTNQLLIKQIFYNAIGHAGFTTKYGDIYQQLVDNSGDNFGDIFGKMGIITIGKAPIQNLEGLPKGLSLSVEACKERMLHDEDLRNMNINESIHCVQPDTDFLIIQKSSLDSTLKTNSSNNIFKINEFQKDTPPEKDLKANDYLVLCNAFECELVKVGAVTLDFISTTKLVEDKFKIGDYVGKYILEVFFVAASGKKDKDDQEIYSLYEYVKQNSNDSEIYELIDNVSDLKIEYVLNSDIHQGSAKLKWQSPQQQLIKVKSATIAALKISFKVSGQPTSKIFLLGQV
- a CDS encoding acetyl-CoA carboxylase carboxyltransferase subunit alpha encodes the protein MNYLDFESKIKEIEDKITSLSHVFEDEKTEAEIKKLSKKRLELMESTYSKLTDWQVVQLSRHPDRPYFKDLLPLIFTDFQELHGDRTFGDDLAVIGGLAKLNDKPVMVIGQEKGRDTKSKIKHNFGMMHPEGYRKALRLMKLAEKFNMPVVTFIDTPGAYPGIKAEERGQSEAIARNLLEMSALKVPVVCIVIGEGCSGGALGIGVGDRLLMLQYSYFATISPEGCASILHKTAEKASEVTQMMNITSGRLKELKIVDEVIAEPLGGAHRDYETTATNIRKAVAAELKILSEMTVEQRNSKRYDKLMSFGRFKEA
- the mutS gene encoding DNA mismatch repair protein MutS, coding for MQDISNHTPMIQQYLKIKSQYQDILLFYRMGDFYELFFDDAKKAAELLDITLTARGKSNGESIPMAGVPYHAAETYIAKIVKKGLSIAICEQTGDPNTSKGPVERQVTRIITPATVSEEAFLDSNQDSILVSIFVKNNKYNLAYTSYTQGKIYLIKSLTNPNELKNAVLKLSPQEIITNSHELAQQNPFKRPIKALEEWYYSNFEAKKYINDSLDSNIANNVLNLYKNDQLATIGSILSYLANILKDTPRHITDISHEQEQDTLNIDINSRINLELDNNSKSSLLSIIGKCKTSLGSRLLKRYFSNPTRDLNILATRHSIINSLGENQHFLKIQELLSYISDIERIISRVALGTVKPKDLVALRDSLKQLPKLKKILSEKNTQEIENINKRIYQLDELVTLLDKAIIDNPPATIRDGGVIKDSFDKELDELKSIKDNSYDFLIKFEELQKQKTGISTLKVGYNRVHGYYIELSKQHADKIPTEYVRRQTLKASERYITEELKNFEDKVLSSKEKALAREKLIYDTLLKKVIEYYKQIQETAASIAEIDVLANFAERAIKLKLSQPKFNNLAKLELKEVRHLAIEHNIDEPFIPNDTLLSKDTNTLQIITGPNMGGKSTYMRQVAQLIFLAYIGSFVPASYADICDIDTIYTRIGASDDISSGRSTFMVEMTETAYILNNASAKSLVIMDEIGRGTSTFDGLALAKACAEKFAQIGAFTLFATHYFELTELAKQYPNVCNIHFEAKEYKDNIYFMHKAVTGAAKKSYGIQVAKLAGISQDVLESAKQNLYNLEKKQQLTESTQVQAQLELEPTTQKNSLQQKIDEIDINTITPLEALNILFELKKR
- the secB gene encoding protein-export chaperone SecB → MQNNEIQLSFLIQKVYTKDVSFETINSPACFKEQWNPSSDFNIDINTTKINDENFELDLTITVTTKNNETNAYIAEVTQSGIFTITGMSEEQIDSVLNTYCANTLFPYAKRIIDSSIIKGGFLPLNLAPINFDAIYLQKKSSPQREH
- a CDS encoding ATP-grasp domain-containing protein; its protein translation is MSTVLENKPRVLIVDPVASADYLITELHKFAIETFILFTLDLTKISSNFCFKSKLVNEKNIFICEKTAIDITKFTQLNIDYVICGYEDSVAIADYLMQQITNYSNDLNTSEYRNNKYLMHQVLKDNQINYLKQEIINLKNIKNSHFNYPCFIKPLDGSASVGTAILNSQAELVDYVKRDFYSPVGRNYSEFIISEYIKGVEYAVGTFSKDGEHYVSSVQKYVTKIHHGAPVILSFELENNKEIIAKVTEYAKIVLTKLGVRNGFAHTEIFLTAENNPVLIEVNPRISGASGALNTLASYSGLDTQIEIFAQKIFNKELAKKEKSFSKAICLYNFSNKPLPDLNLLKLKYPSINIVDQKKPVGYTRTTTSNLYKSDVVTFIILKHKNIKQLEQDYKDILQLDLSGNYF
- a CDS encoding amino acid permease produces the protein MNSNSKIKILGSIMIIVGTMIGGGILALPIITAKLGFVIGSVLIFIVWSIMTYTAVVISDISCSMPYGSSFKTIAEKYLGKPGGVIASIAFLILMYFISTAYISAAASSLSTSFPTLDEKLSSLIFVIIFGSIVVLGTRFVDYANRFFIILKILVLVILCVVFNRYIDVPNLFVTPVDLGISLIIAIPVFTTSFTSHIIVPALSDYLGKNAKDMKRIVIIGSIIPLILYLVWVVTILGVLPLHGPVSFMDSIFNHIPVDKANIGDILKTLGNKVRTPTTDAVLHIFTYVAIMTSFLSVNLSLFHFNLDTYKLYKTKKAIGYSIAAVLTFAIPLIINQMDPDIFIYAMTCVGLSIAILLMIMPALMAFKINSLGENFNYKISTYKSLWLISLISGVIVILCVVA